One genomic region from Calypte anna isolate BGI_N300 chromosome 17, bCalAnn1_v1.p, whole genome shotgun sequence encodes:
- the PRDM12 gene encoding PR domain zinc finger protein 12: MMGSVLPAEALVLKPGLKPQGLSLAEVITSDILHSFLYGRWRNVLGEQLFEEKSSPKTAFTAEVLAQSFSGEVQKLSSLVLPSEVIIAQSSIPGEGLGIFSKTWIKAGTEMGPFTGRVISPEHVDLCKNNNLMWEVFNEDGTVRYFIDASQEDHRSWMTYIKCARNEQEQNLEVVQIGNSIFYKAIEMIPPDQELLVWYGNSHNTFLGIPGVPGLEEEQKKNKHEDFHSVEPGASTTGRMRCVICHRGFNSRSNLRSHMRIHTLDKPFVCRFCNRRFSQSSTLRNHVRLHTGERPYKCQVCQSAYSQLAGLRAHQKSARHRPPNASLQAHSPALPVPHPAALAHHIPTMVL; the protein is encoded by the exons ATGATGGGCTCGGTGCTGCCCGCCGAGGCCCTGGTGCTCAAGCCCGGGCTGAAGCCCCAGGGGCTCTCGCTGGCCGAGGTGATCACCTCCGACATCCTGCACAGCTTCCTCTATGGCCGCTGGAGAAACGTCCTGGGCGAGCAGCTCTTCGAAGAGAAGAGCAGCCCCAAAACGGCTTTCACGGCCGAGGTCTTGGCTCAGTCCTTCTCTGGAG AGGTGCAGAAGCTCTCCAGCCTGGTGCTGCCGTCGGAAGTCATCATTGCCCAGAGCTCCATCCCCGGCGAAGGGCTCGGCATCTTCTCCAAGACCTGGATCAAGGCTGGCACTGAGATGGGACCGTTCACGGGTCGGGTCATCTCGCCGGAGCATGTGGATCTGTGCAAGAACAACAACCTCATGTGGGAG gTCTTCAACGAAGACGGCACCGTGCGGTATTTCATCGATGCCAGCCAGGAGGATCACCGCAGCTGGATGACCTACATCAAATGTGCCCGGAATGAGCAGGAGCAGAACTTAGAGGTGGTCCAGATCGGGAACAGCATCTTCTACAAGGCCATCGAG atGATTCCTCCAGACCAAGAGCTGCTGGTCTGGTATGGGAACTCCCACAACACCTTCCTGGGCATCCCAGGAGTGCCAGGGCtggaagaggagcagaagaaGAACAAACATG AGGATTTCCACTCGGTGGAGCCCGGGGCCAGCACCACGGGGCGGATGCGCTGCGTTATCTGCCACCGGGGCTTTAACTCCCGCAGCAATCTGCGCTCCCACATGCGGATCCACACCCTGGACAAACCTTTCGTCTGCCGCTTCTGCAACCGCCGCTTCAGCCAGTCCTCCACCCTCCGCAACCACGTCCGCTTGCACACCGGCGAGCGGCCCTACAAGTGCCAGGTTTGCCAAAGTGCCTACTCCCAGCTCGCCGGGCTCCGAGCCCACCAGAAGAGCGCTCGGCACCGGCCGCCCAACGCCTCCCTGCAGGCTCATTCACCAGCCCTGCCCGTGCCCCATCCCGCAGCCCTGGCACATCACATCCCCACCATGGTGCTGTGA